attgaagtgtagactttcagctttaattcaaggggtttaacaaaaatatcacattaaccatttaggaattacagacattttttatacagtccttcattttcagaggctcaaaagtaatttgacaaaccaaaataattataaatagaaggattatttttaatacttggatgaaaatacCTTGCAGTCAATAACTGCCTGAAGCCTGGAatccatggacatcaccaaatgctgagctTCCTCTGACTGACtgggccattgaagaatattctatGTCTTTGCCTTGAGTAGCTCTTTGTTACTTTCgaagtatgttttgggtcattatccatctgtactgtgaagcaacgtcctatcagttttgcagcatttggctgaatctgagcagatagtataacCCCTATACACCTCAGAATTCATCCTTCTACTTcgatcagcagtcacatcatcaataaacaccagtgacccagtgcCATTGggagccatacatgcccatgccacaacactgcctccaccatgtctgacagatgatgtggtgcttaggatcatgagctgttcctttccttctccattctcttctcttcccatcattctggtacaagttccTCTTGGTTTCATTCGtgcaaagaatcttgttccagaactgggcaggcttttttatgttttctggcaaagaaaacataaaaaagtttcTGCTTTCtatctgataggtttgttttttcagcctaatgatggcctccttcatttgagTCAACACCTCTTTGAAACGCATGTTTagaattcccatgaacagctgccaaatgcaaattcaaaacttgGAATCAACTTCAGACCTTttttctgcttaatttgtcatgaaataacaagggaacaggccacacccgggcatgaaactgatcaattgtaaattttccaattacttttgagcctctgaaaattagggactatgtataaaaatgtctgtaattcctaaacagttaatgcaatatttttgttaaaccccttgaattaaagctgaaggtctACACTTCGATCGCATCTTGATGgatttgtttcagatccattgcggtggtgtacagaggcaaaattatgaacaTTGCGTCACTGTTCAAAAACTTATGAACCTCACTGTAGTTATGGAACCATGATCTATTTACCAAATTGCAAGAAATCCTTGAGGGGCCTGTTAATAGAGTGATTTCTCTATGATACTTTAATTCTGCGAtgtgctatttttttctgctgacacATTTAACGCAGACACTAACTGTTTTGACGTCAAGCCACATTCGAGTTTCACAGGTTTTGAGCATATTCACCTAACAGCAACAGTCCACATTCCTATGGTACATTCAGGCCATATTCAGAAACTtgcaaaggaaaaacacattacGCGCTACATTAACAATGATGCCATTTTTGACGGAAAGGGCAGCCTATATTGATGCTAAACCTCACAGTACCATCAGCTTTATTAAAATGGTGGTAGGTGGCAGTTTGCAGGTGTTGCTGAGGCCAGCAGCACCTACAAAGCGTTCTATCCACACCTTAGATAAAGATTCTAAATCTCATCAACACTTTGTGTCTTAACTTCAAACACCTGCctgaaacaataaatataaataataaaatagtgTGGAAATACTAAAGATTTTTGTACTGCTAAAAAGTAACACCTGAAAACTGCTGACATGAGAAACAATTATGATGCACCACAAACAGAATTTTCTTCATGAAGTGTAAGTCAGTGCTAATTTACAGACGATTATCTCACTGAAAAGGTAGGTGGAGGGGGATTCCATATGCCATAGAACTTGTAGACACTGGAGTGCAAATTTAAACTATTTGTAATGGACACAAGTGTCAAGGGTTTAGCTGGTCTTCATCACGTCAAAGGTTCACTTGCTTCTGCTTATCATAAGCTGTTATGCGGACAGTTAAAATGTATAAAGCTGCAACCTCCTCTAGTGGCCAAAGAGGGCAACTACATTCCATGGGGAACACACTAGGAGAGAGCATACTGTGAAATCATATCTTGTGTGCTGCAGCCCACCCGTCTGACCTGTCAAGTCTCCCACATGCCATTTGTCCCAAACTTGCTCCTCATGTTATTTCTTGTACttttattgttaatgttttaaaggACAATTCTGGTGTTCTATTTTAGCCAGAGCAGATTGATGAGGGTTGGGCATTGAACTGGCAGCCACTCTTCAATGATATTCATAAAACACTCTACCTTGCATTATACTTTGGGTCACAGGTCAGGTCCAAGTCTGGTCCGTTAAGGCCATGGGGTTCCTCCTAAAACAGAGTTAAGGTATGCAAAACAGAGAGTGGAGGtgtctgatgttgtttttaggtatttttattattataacataaCTCAGGACTCCTCTGCTCACCTTCAAGCCAtactcctttttctcttttctttaattcttCAGCAATTAATTTTTCTACTGTTTAGGTTGGAGCCTATCCACTCCTGTCCTCCTTCCTTCTACCATCTAATTCTTCACGTGTCTGTTTCCCAGTgtcacactgtctctctctgccctaACACCTCTTCTCCactgttttcatctcttctcGTTACACCACATCTCTCCTAGAGTCAACTGTTTTTCAGCACTGTTCTCTCCGGCTCCTCTTCTCTCACCCCTTCTTTTATCTGTCCTTTCTTCCATTAGCCTCTTCTCTCTATCCAGCTTTTTCTTCCCACCGTTACTTACCCCACTTCTCTCCACCAGTCTGCTGTTTTCCAGTGTCactctctccagctcctcctgtagTTTGTGGATCTTTAGCTCAGTGCTGACCCTATCCACCTGCCAGTAGTCCTGAGGGCTGTTCAGGCTCTTCATCACTGAACAcacatgataaaaaaagaagttaaataGTCACGGTCGATGAGtgaataaatgttaaatttaaatattttttgtagaaGTTTGAACCTGAAAATGTTAAGTGCTGATGTTTTCAATTTGGTACAAAAGACATACCATTATAGTTATCACTTCAATGATAGTGACTTGTACTCTATATTAACAACATCAATTATTTGGTAAGTTAAGGTAAGACTGTTAAATATAAAGcgttataataataatacgtGGTTTTGCACAGttgtggaagaagtatttagatGCTTTATGTAATTAAAAAGAGTAAAACCACAGATTAAAATACTTCATTACCAGTAAAATTCTTGCATTcaaattttacttgagtataaatacagaaataatatcagcaaaatgtacttaagatATCACAAATAATTTTATGCAATGGCCCTTTTAAAAgtgttataatatataatatattattttatttatttattttgattgataatgtaataaatgtgaaaacagtatgGTGGAGTTGGGTAGagttaataaaaaattaatatatacatttttgggtagttctcaaaaaaaaatcatcattatattttatttgtgcatttatttttttgtagataggttttctctataaaatttctgtttgaaaagCTACTAGTAACAAGTATAGCTGCCAGATAAATGTAGCGgaataatatacaatatttccctctgaaataaaatggaaatactcaagtacaaatacctcaataCTGCACTTAGGTATATACATGGTTAGTTGCTTTGGCATCTAGTTACTGGTTTTACATTCCATACTTcaaattttacacacacacacacacacacacacacacacacacacacacacacacacacacacacacacgcacacacacacacacacgcagcaaaTGTATACTACTGTATGTTATTTGTCAGACCATAGAATAAATGCCATTATTTATACTAAGTGCTGCTCAGCTCAGAATAGAAAAGCTCAGAATAGAAAGCAGGCCGTGTGCTCTACCTGTACCTTGGCTGGTCTCCATCTCTGTCCTCAGCTGAAGCAGCTCCAACTCTTTGGCCTGGAGCTGCTCCGTCAGCAacctctcactctcactcttctcctttttctgacagaaaaagagCGGAGACAGTGATTGAGAGGGATAGAAGGATGAAGGGTGATTCAGCAGTCATACCAATGCAGGAAACTCCCAGGTAAGATCAGTGCAACTGTGCTGTTTCTGTGCAACGGTGTCATGAGCTTGGTGCTTCTACATAAGTTCTGaattaaaactgcagcagaggaagcaTTAGTAAAACATATCCATACATAACACATTTAGACTTAAAAATGTgcattgttttcagctttgcaaCATACACGATTTATTTGCGAAATTCTCGTGTCAGTTTGAGGAAGGTTCAAATTGATCAGTTAACGCACCAGTTTGTTAAGCTCCATCTGCAGGTCCTCCTTCTCTATATAGATATCTCGGTAAGCACTGAAGGCCTTGTTTACGTACTGGGGACCCTCTGAAGGAGGCGCATCTGGCCTGAAGAGCTATAGTgttgaaagacaaaacacacagagaagagaagagttgagatcaatttaatttaatttgaatatctGTGGTAGGAAGTTACTTTCCTCCCACCACATCCTATCTTGATGGCCCGAATGCTGCagcagataaaaccaaaactgacaGAGATTAAACACTTGGAGAGAAGCTTTTCTGCCCACATGTTGTGCAGCATATTCACTTTAGCCCGCCATCTGTACTAGAACCCTTTTTGTTTAAATAGCTCTTCTCCTCCAACGTGTAGGGCTCCAACACATTGTTCAGCAATGCAATGCTTTTCCAgacctcctctctgtttttagACAGAGCAAATTTATTTCTCATTGTTCTCATAGCTTTATATATACGCCAACAATATTAATGATGCTGGCATGCAGACTCTTCCAGAGGCAAGTATTTTGCAGTGTGGTGTTGAATTTGCTGACTTTTTCAATGATCTCCaagcattttgtgtttgtccataATTCCGATGTcctgaaaaatgcaaatgaaaattcATCTCTGTCTTTAGTTCAAATGTTCTAAACCTTGTGCTCTGACTGTGTAGCCATCTGCATAAGCAGTATGTTCTTTTACTTCACTCTCTTTGAGCTACTATCTCTTTGTTCTATCTTCTCCTTGCCTTGCTCCCGCCAGCACTACTTCCTGCCCATTTACATCAATACCTTATCTTCAAGCTGCTTAACCCTCTTCCTCAGCAAGGTATTCTCTCGCTCTGTGTCTCTCAGCCTCTTCTTGATGTCCTCATAGGCTGTGACCAGGGCGAAGTGGGAAGCAACAGATTCGTCGCCGGCACACACCGATACAGGGCTCTCGCCGGCAGCGGTGAAGGCTGTCTCATGTTTAAGAATACAGATGTCATCATCCACTGCCAGGGCCTCCATGCCTGCACAGGCCTACTCTGTAGCAGATAGAAGACCTGGGGATTACATTAAGagtttatttataaattgaTAAATCTTGTTGGTTTAAAAgctaaagacaaaacaatgactGCTGACTGCaatgaaataacatttgttCATTGAACTTAAGTTAGAACCTTATTTCCTAAAGCAATAGGCAAAAAGCTTTGTAATTACACACCATCTGCACATTTATTTGGACATCTTTGGGGATAGGTGGTCGTTGCTACTTATGTTCTGCATTTTCTACAGCTCACTCTACAATCAAACAGTGTCCCATTGCTGTAACATTGTATGGTTGATGACACTTTGAATTTCCAAATGTCGTGCACCCTCCATGCACATTCTTACTAAGGGATGGCCCTCTATTTCTTTCACACAAACCACTACTGCTAGAAATGTACTTTGAATCACTTCCTGTGTGcaggagacattttgacaagAACTGCCAGAGGTGATATATTTAGAACAACAAATGCAACAGCACTTCATATGTGTAG
This sequence is a window from Xiphias gladius isolate SHS-SW01 ecotype Sanya breed wild chromosome 22, ASM1685928v1, whole genome shotgun sequence. Protein-coding genes within it:
- the azi2 gene encoding 5-azacytidine-induced protein 2 isoform X1, with product MEALAVDDDICILKHETAFTAAGESPVSVCAGDESVASHFALVTAYEDIKKRLRDTERENTLLRKRVKQLEDKLFRPDAPPSEGPQYVNKAFSAYRDIYIEKEDLQMELNKLKKEKSESERLLTEQLQAKELELLQLRTEMETSQGTVMKSLNSPQDYWQVDRVSTELKIHKLQEELERVTLENSRLVERSGEEPHGLNGPDLDLTCDPKYNASERSMQQMCQALHCEVTRLRSELKHQTGLIRKLRPLINETRQAASTVPIQCLDDVEKNNNLVPRGSVPRPPSAPPLPSCSGRPCPPVGGSSGTLLPDSLKEDCWYNGPWPSQSCSGEALVGSNACSVVLPPPPLNQASLDESSRSFPSPPKPSDAVFWEGYSAASNSSSLMENCSPRSHPSTEWAKPY
- the azi2 gene encoding 5-azacytidine-induced protein 2 isoform X2, which translates into the protein MEALAVDDDICILKHETAFTAAGESPVSVCAGDESVASHFALVTAYEDIKKRLRDTERENTLLRKRVKQLEDKLFRPDAPPSEGPQYVNKAFSAYRDIYIEKEDLQMELNKLKKEKSESERLLTEQLQAKELELLQLRTEMETSQVMKSLNSPQDYWQVDRVSTELKIHKLQEELERVTLENSRLVERSGEEPHGLNGPDLDLTCDPKYNASERSMQQMCQALHCEVTRLRSELKHQTGLIRKLRPLINETRQAASTVPIQCLDDVEKNNNLVPRGSVPRPPSAPPLPSCSGRPCPPVGGSSGTLLPDSLKEDCWYNGPWPSQSCSGEALVGSNACSVVLPPPPLNQASLDESSRSFPSPPKPSDAVFWEGYSAASNSSSLMENCSPRSHPSTEWAKPY